From Salinirubellus salinus, the proteins below share one genomic window:
- a CDS encoding DUF7344 domain-containing protein produces the protein MSNAVPEIEEPPTEGTPEEAGEPESAGFGPLPLDQVFDVLRNERRRRALRFLVENGGRAEMSELAEALASWETGKPVEELSASERKRVYVALYQCHLPRMDDVEVIEFNKPRGVIELGRNAAALNRYLEDAKELRTARPWRGDGDDTTDEPASTRPWPRYYAAAVLVGGLLFVASLGIGALATQVVLGGVLLAVATLSVLHLRDVDELSLPGGE, from the coding sequence ATGAGTAACGCCGTCCCAGAGATCGAGGAGCCGCCGACCGAAGGGACACCCGAGGAGGCCGGGGAGCCGGAGTCAGCCGGCTTCGGCCCGCTCCCGCTCGACCAGGTGTTCGACGTGCTGCGCAACGAGCGCCGGCGACGGGCGCTCCGGTTCCTCGTCGAGAACGGTGGGCGCGCGGAGATGAGCGAACTGGCGGAGGCGCTCGCGTCGTGGGAGACGGGGAAACCGGTCGAGGAGCTCTCCGCGAGCGAGCGAAAGCGGGTCTACGTCGCGCTCTACCAGTGTCACCTCCCGCGGATGGACGACGTGGAGGTCATCGAGTTCAACAAGCCACGCGGCGTCATCGAGCTGGGCCGGAACGCGGCTGCACTGAACCGGTACCTGGAGGACGCCAAGGAACTCCGGACGGCGCGGCCGTGGCGTGGGGACGGAGACGACACCACGGACGAGCCGGCCTCGACCCGCCCCTGGCCACGGTACTACGCGGCCGCCGTGCTGGTCGGTGGACTGCTGTTCGTCGCCAGCCTCGGTATCGGCGCGCTGGCGACGCAGGTCGTTCTCGGCGGGGTCCTGCTGGCCGTGGCCACGCTCAGCGTGCTCCACCTGCGAGACGTCGACGAACTCTCGCTGCCGGGCGGCGAGTGA